Proteins encoded in a region of the Drosophila busckii strain San Diego stock center, stock number 13000-0081.31 chromosome 2L, ASM1175060v1, whole genome shotgun sequence genome:
- the LOC108608033 gene encoding uncharacterized protein LOC108608033 produces the protein MQKTIKKELSFSLDTLERYRAKYGRSASLDTNGHSQQTEDTAVSTVAAKARSPPPSIFRAQSPPKLTKLQELQQKKEAYLRAREHEREMEQLQRAEKLTSNGSSSILDVPKPNSSSNRSSPNGTKTTAPASSTQTAAQLTNQKISAGYSNWSNNHSTLCSQPWCAISDLMYFCDKYEFKTLSTRDLKTHQEIVAEVRALLSGKAPFDQRTRFPGNIHDPENLWVCIGRCASVEYHLQRIISVFRKPLNQLTPDKQRAVRQNFHLAVSELRLDISARISEVRLYDRLVFEREFRLEWQDEQA, from the coding sequence ATGCAGAAAACTATCAAAAAGGAGCTAAGCTTCTCGTTGGATACGCTGGAACGCTATCGCGCCAAGTATGGACGCAGTGCCTCGCTGGACACAAATGGCCACAGTCAGCAAACAGAGGACACAGCCGTAAGCACAGTCGCAGCTAAGGCACGCTCGCCCCCGCCTTCCATCTTTAGGGCACAATCGCCACCCAAGCTGACCAAGCTCCAAGAGCTGCAACAGAAGAAGGAGGCCTATCTACGCGCACGTGAGCATGAGCGTGAaatggagcagctgcagcgtgcCGAAAAACTCAcaagcaatggcagcagctctATCCTGGACGTACCGAAGCCCAACAGCAGCTCCAATAGGAGCAGCCCCAATGGCACTAAAACCACTGCGCCGGCTTCTTCAACGCAAACTGCGGCGCAGCTgacaaatcaaaaaattagCGCCGGCTATAGCAATTGGAGCAACAATCACAGCACACTCTGCTCGCAGCCTTGGTGCGCCATCAGCGATCTTATGTACTTTTGCGACAAATATGAATTCAAGACACTGAGCACACGGGATCTGAAGACACATCAGGAAATTGTAGCGGAAGTGCGCGCTCTGCTATCTGGCAAGGCGCCCTTTGATCAGCGTACACGATTTCCGGGCAACATACACGATCCGGAGAATCTCTGGGTGTGCATTGGTCGCTGCGCCAGCGTTGAGTATCATCTGCAACGCATCATTAGTGTCTTTCGCAAGCCCTTGAATCAACTCACGCCGGACAAGCAGCGCGCAGTGCGACAGAACTTTCATCTGGCAGTAAGTGAACTGCGTTTGGACATCTCTGCACGCATTAGCGAGGTGCGTCTGTACGATCGTCTGGTGTTTGAGCGCGAGTTTCGACTGGAGTGGCAGGATGAACAGGCCTAG
- the LOC108608035 gene encoding alpha-ketoglutarate-dependent dioxygenase alkB homolog 6: protein MDFTDFEVRKCPPTVFYIPNFLTSDQEQSILSHIERTPKPRWTQLLNRRLINYGGVPHPNGMIAEEIPEWLQNYVDKVNNLGVFESQKANHVLVNEYLPGQGILPHTDGPMFYPIISTISCGAHTVLELTKRGSNGESTGDVMFKLLLEPRSLLILKETLYSDYLHAISEISEDTLCDRICNFNQCENTYKIGDHLVRRTPRISLTIRNVPKTSKMKLKFC, encoded by the exons ATGGATTTCACAGATTTTGAAGTGCGAAAG TGCCCGCCGACAGTTTTCTACATTCCTAACTTTCTTACCTCGGACCAGGAACAGTCCATACTAAGTCATATTGAACGCACGCCAAAGCCACGCTGGACGCAATTACTAAATCGTCGTCTGATTAACTATGGCGGTGTGCCTCATCCGAACGGCATGATTGCCGAGGAAATACCCGAATGGTTGCAGAACTATGTGGACAAGGTAAACAACTTGGGCGTCTTTGAATCACAAAAAGCAAACCATGTGCTTGTCAACGAGTATCTGCCAGGACAAGGCATACTTCCGCACACAGACGGGCCTATGTTTTATCCTATTATATCTACGATCTCTTGCGGTGCGCACACTGTACTGGAGCTCACCAAACGCGGCAGCAATGGCGAATCTACTGGCGATGTGatgtttaagctgctgctggagccaCGCTCGCTGCTGATACTAAAGGAAACGCTGTACAGCGATTATTTGCATGCCATTAGCGAAATTAGTGAGGATACGCTTTGCGAtcgcatttgcaattttaatcaGTGCGAGAATACCTACAAGATTGGAGATCATCTAGTGCGGCGTACGCCGCGCATCTCACTGACCATTCGCAATGTGcccaaaacaagcaaaatgaaactaaaattttgttaG
- the LOC108602477 gene encoding deoxyuridine 5'-triphosphate nucleotidohydrolase isoform X1, with product MSPPIVDDIQVTKKMKLDKCVMRFAKLTENALEPVRGSAKAAGFDLRSAYDLVVPARGKAIVKTDLQVQVPEGSYGRVAPRSGLAVKNFIDVGAGVVDEDYRGNLGVVLFNHSETDFEVKRGDRIAQFICERIFYPELEQVDKLEDTERGEAGFGSTGVKELPAAKNGNGKAPLAENEATAVST from the coding sequence ATGTCTCCACCCATTGTAGACGATATTCAAGTGACCAAAAAGATGAAACTCGATAAGTGTGTCATGCGTTTTGCCAAGCTCACCGAAAATGCTTTGGAGCCAGTGCGCGGTTCTGCAAAGGCAGCCGGCTTCGATTTGCGCAGCGCTTATGACTTGGTTGTGCCGGCGCGCGGGAAGGCGATTGTCAAGACAGATCTGCAGGTGCAAGTGCCAGAGGGTTCCTATGGACGCGTTGCTCCACGTTCTGGATTGGCGGTAAAGAATTTTATTGATGTCGGCGCCGGCGTTGTTGATGAAGACTACCGCGGCAATCTGGGCGTTGTATTGTTCAATCACTCGGAGACGGACTTTGAGGTGAAGCGTGGTGATCGCATTGCTCAGTTTATTTGTGAGCGCATCTTCTATCCAGAATTGGAGCAGGTCGACAAGCTGGAGGACACTGAACGCGGCGAAGCGGGCTTCGGCTCCACCGGTGTTAAAGAATTACCAGCTGCTAAGAATGGCAATGGAAAAGCACCGCTGGCTGAGAACGAGGCCACAGCCGTATCcacataa
- the LOC108602477 gene encoding deoxyuridine 5'-triphosphate nucleotidohydrolase isoform X2 has protein sequence MKLDKCVMRFAKLTENALEPVRGSAKAAGFDLRSAYDLVVPARGKAIVKTDLQVQVPEGSYGRVAPRSGLAVKNFIDVGAGVVDEDYRGNLGVVLFNHSETDFEVKRGDRIAQFICERIFYPELEQVDKLEDTERGEAGFGSTGVKELPAAKNGNGKAPLAENEATAVST, from the coding sequence ATGAAACTCGATAAGTGTGTCATGCGTTTTGCCAAGCTCACCGAAAATGCTTTGGAGCCAGTGCGCGGTTCTGCAAAGGCAGCCGGCTTCGATTTGCGCAGCGCTTATGACTTGGTTGTGCCGGCGCGCGGGAAGGCGATTGTCAAGACAGATCTGCAGGTGCAAGTGCCAGAGGGTTCCTATGGACGCGTTGCTCCACGTTCTGGATTGGCGGTAAAGAATTTTATTGATGTCGGCGCCGGCGTTGTTGATGAAGACTACCGCGGCAATCTGGGCGTTGTATTGTTCAATCACTCGGAGACGGACTTTGAGGTGAAGCGTGGTGATCGCATTGCTCAGTTTATTTGTGAGCGCATCTTCTATCCAGAATTGGAGCAGGTCGACAAGCTGGAGGACACTGAACGCGGCGAAGCGGGCTTCGGCTCCACCGGTGTTAAAGAATTACCAGCTGCTAAGAATGGCAATGGAAAAGCACCGCTGGCTGAGAACGAGGCCACAGCCGTATCcacataa
- the LOC108608539 gene encoding RNA-binding protein 5-B, with protein MNMDSRFGRSFSSGNGGGSGRSNAGNQHRRYSRSRSRSHEQSHRLRETRSRSGDRYHRHGGSADKDLYRDLINDDYNEDRGSNFNSRNNHENEQERNYSRDKRVYNRREENAERDQNRDRERERDRDQRWKNYDRERNTDYDRSTERSRDTRNGNVSGTNSRERAKRYSDEESFRSGEDSYDSDESDDSQFRRNHIRTSNEALNQIIIFGLKKHITEADIMGALIQVNMEPSSIRLIRKRPTGASRGFAFVEFNTVEEAKRWMELTQGSLKLGDQRVSLQYSHKRITSTDWHCIKCGVYNFKRRFSCFKCNSPRSESEGFFNTGQGEGVYEISPILTKKIMLRNLDALTNEEGVLSALQNLLPKLAKTIQKVLISRDSLTQTSRGYCYLTFETLIDSMDVHNVLTALQPPLRIDDRDVTVSYCVDNENQQVVSKNAQNGLLGAALPNEGNGMYTLADVPRLAEYSAGLYASTPAEHAHYLEYYTEYYTAEINKETVGHSESGAEPLVTEANSGAAVALSAIQRKQKKMSTIETTATAAATAAAQAAAAVKASFAPPQLVAPRGNDGKIYPPPDVSRYQYDETSGYYYDPITGLYYDAHSQYYYNNETGAYLYWDQRRSTYILATPASTQAALKESLALESQAEQKDEDAGKKEKSKDNKHDKVKVAKKIVKDMEKWAKQLNEKKDYTVVATPQPILPSRSGSVTDGPSTSRTAGGSYADVGFSILEKKERVKLNEFPGPATASMNKLVNAYGGGSDSEEEHNSQAIGAIDGGGAGSGVVNDDLEYADFQRLTCLLCKRAFQSLDILQKHIKMSNLHKENLAKVKMADSGGNGAYDDSINSALSYRDRAKERRLKYGEGDPPPPNRSRERFEHEIKSMQTRQKDAAPAMPISSSNVGNRLLQKMGWSEGQGLGRKNQGRTQIIEAEARSNNVGLGNRSATLAPGDDYKTYIKKMMKSRYENA; from the exons ATGAATATGGACTCGCGTTTCGGACGCAGTTTTTCTAGTGGCAACGGCGGCGGTAGCGGTAGAAGTAATGCTGGCAATCAACATAGACGCTATAGTCGCTCCCGTTCGCGTTCTCA TGAACAGTCCCACAGACTTCGCGAAACCCGCTCCCGTAGTGGTGACCGCTATCATCGACATGGTGGCAGTGCAGATAAGGATCTTTATCGTGATCTTATCAATGATGATTATAATGAAGACAGaggcagcaactttaactCGCGCAACAACCACGAGAACGAGCAAGAACGCAATTACAGCCGGGATAAACGCGTTTACAATCGTCGCGAAGAGAACGCTGAGCGTGACCAGaacagagatagagagcgcgagcgagatCGAGATCAACGGTGGAAAAACTATGATCGGGAGCGCAACACGGACTACGACAGAAGTACAGAGCGAAG CCGCGATACACGTAATGGGAATGTGAGCGGCACCAATAGTCGCGAACGTGCTAAGCGTTATTCAGATGAAGAGAGCTTCCGCAGCGGCGAGGATAGTTACGACAGCGATGAGAGCGATGACAGTCAATTTCGGCGCAATCACATACGCACCAGCAATGAGGCCCTAaaccaaattattatttttggtcTGAAAAAACACATCACTGAAGCAGAC ATAATGGGCGCACTCATTCAGGTGAACATGGAGCCTTCATCAATACGTCTCATACGCAAACGACCTACAG GTGCATCACGCGGTTTCGCATTTGTCGAGTTTAATACTGTTGAGGAAGCAAAACGTTGGATGGAATTAACTCAG GGCTCGCTGAAGCTGGGCGATCAACGTGTCTCACTGCAATACAGCCACAAGCGTATCACAAGTACCGATTGGCATTGCATTAAG TGTGGCGTTTACAATTTTAAGCGTCGCTTCAGTTGTTTCAAGTGCAACTCGCCACGTTCGGAAAGCGAGGGTTTCTTCAACACCGGCCAGGGCGAGGGTGTATATGAGATTAGTCCGATATTAACAAAAA AGATCATGCTGCGCAATCTGGATGCGCTAACAAATGAGGAGGGCGTTTTGAGTGCTCTGCAAAACTTACTGCCGAAGCTAGCCAAGACCATACAAAAAGTGCTCATCAGTCGGGATTCTCTTACACAGACATCGCGTGGATATTGTTATCTAACCTTTGAGACACTAATAGATTCCATGGATGTTCATAATGTACTCACCGCTCTCCAGCCGCCGCTACGCATTGATGATCGTGATG TTACTGTCAGTTACTGTGTAGACAATGAGAATCAGCAAGTTGTCTCAAAGAATGCTCAGAATGGTCTATTAGGTGCTGCACTGCCCAATGAAGGCAACGGCATGTATACCTTAGCCGATGTGCCACGCCTTGCAGAATACAGCGCTGGACTATATGCCTCGACCCCAGCAGAGCATGCACACTATTTGGAATATTACACGGAATACTATACGGCTGAGATCAATAAAGAGACTGTCGGCCACAGTGAAAGTGGCGCTGAGCCTCTGGTAACTGAAGCAAACTCCGGTGCAGCTGTCGCACTCTCGGCAATACaacgaaagcaaaagaagATGAGCACCATTGAGACAACTGCAACCGCAGCGGCTACAGCGGCTGCacaggcagcagcggcggtAAAAGCTTCTTTTGCCCCGCCGCAGCTGGTGGCGCCCAGAGGTAACGATGGCAAGATTTATC CTCCACCCGATGTATCGCGGTATCAGTATGATGAAACTTCTGGCTATTATTACGATCCTATTACGGGTTTGTATTATGATGCGCACTCGCAGTACTACTATAATAACGAAACGGGCGCCTACTTATACTGGGATCAGCGCCGTAGCACATATATTCTGGCTACCCCCGCTTCCACACAGGCAGCATTGAAGGAGTCGCTAGCACTGGAATCACAGGCCGAGCAAAAGGATGAGGATGCTGGCAAGAAGGAGAAAAGCAAGGATAACAAGCATGACAAGGTGAAAGTGGCAAAGAAAATAGTGAAGGACATGGAAAAATGGGCCAAGCAATTAAACGAGAAGAAAGATTACACTGTGGTTGCTACACCACAGCCTATACTACCAAGTCGTAGTGGGTCGGTGACCGATGGGCCAAGTACATCACGCACAGCAGGTGGCTCCTATGCAGATGTGGGCTTTTCAATATTGGAAAAGAAAGAGCGTGTTAAGCTAAACGAGTTTCCTGGGCCTGCAACCGCTTCAATGAATAAGCTCGTTAATGCATATGGTGGCGGCTCAGACTCTGAGGAGGAACACAACTCACAAGCTATTGGCGCAATAGATGGCGGCGGTGCTGGTTCTGGTGTTGTTAACGATGACTTAGAATATGCCGATTTTCAGCGTTTAACATGCCTGCTCTGCAAGCGGGCCTTCCAATCTCTGGATATATTACAGAAGCACATCAAAATGTCAAATTTGCATAAGGAAAATTTGGCTAAAGTCAAAATGGCTGACAGCGGTGGAAACGGAGCCTACGATGACAGCATTAACTCGGCTTTATC TTACCGCGATCGTGCCAAGGAGCGCCGCTTAAAGTATGGCGAGGGTGACCCGCCGCCACCAAATCGCAGTCGCGAGCGCTTCGAGCATGAGATCAAGAGTATGCAGACGCGTCAGAAAGATGCTGCTCCAGCCATGCCTATTAGTTCCAGCAATGTTGGTAATCGCTTGCTGCAAAAAATGGGCTGGTCCGAGGGTCAGGGGCTTGGGCGCAAGAACCAGGGACGCACACAGATTATAGAG GCTGAAGCTCGCTCCAATAATGTAGGTCTAGGTAATAGAAGTGCAACTTTGGCCCCTGGTGATGATTACAAAACGTACATCAAGAAAATGATGAAGTCACGCTATGAGAACGCATAA
- the LOC108608124 gene encoding uncharacterized protein LOC108608124, translated as MKKVLLTKSKQIQVTGTVTDLIRKHTIGVVATTPTISSSTGLRDIYKPNNGTNTYMQRKSFQSIYEDMFKLLMRLPDKALQQRVIDAINGRSDKSANQCKQCACKIPPKISVSTQTEVLDLKDFLQKSDDIKVKKDEEQKPKLPAPATGLAASSATSTSEPVKVVRKRGRKRNTSVPQVVKRSAAEMALQEREDKQLTPLPAVKKKKQESAKPPPTSTPSNCSTPRTSLEQRRDSVSSNYSSCLGEINLLDMYNQVDNYINNDNEHTIISTMANEFQRADIMSESGLLPIHDAILMGDSHYVQRQLIVWSKLKNLKDLSELLSADGEDCMQLAITNNSAPEIVEILLKAGLLPNHIYEESNTALHLAIINNVQLESLRHLMHVIDLNLVLQMNDDGYTALHIAARHNHYKLAEVICDVIDERQLGRPVYLRDTKDLSSLESSMDEKKFAKYYEHACDRLEHNKTKLMGRSLKREVINGTEARAGNTPLYYAIEGELEHMCYFLLAHLSDPDEENLSGHSPKSYHYEFARVLRINLKIARIMDKVTSILNGTTSTSTV; from the exons ATGAAGAAAGTGCTTTTAACAAAATCCAAACAAATTCAAGTGACGGGTACGGTTACAGATCTTATAAGAAAACACACGATCGGTGTAGTGGCCACAACCCCTACAATATCAAGCTCAACTGGCCTTCGGGATATATATAAGCCTAATAATGGAACAAATACGTACATGCAAAGAAAGTCCTTTCAGTCCATTTACGAGGACATGTTCAAATTACTCATGCGTCTGCCAGATAAAGCTCTACAACAACGCGTTATCGACGCTATCAATGGTCGCAGTGATAAGTCCGCTAATCAGTGTAAACAGTGCGCCTGTAAAATTCCCCCCAAAATTAGTGTATCAACACAAACCGAGGTGCTAGATTTGAAAGATTTTCTTCAGAAATCTGATGATATAAAAGTTAAGAAGGATGAAGAGCAAAAACCTAAGTTACCCGCTCCAGCGACTGGACTAGCAGCTAGTAGCGCGACTTCTACCAGCGAACCCGTAAAGGTGGTGCGCAAGCGTGGCCGCAAGCGCAACACCTCTGTGCCACAGGTGGTGAAACGATCGGCAGCTGAAATGGCCCTGCAGGAGCGCGAGGATAAGCAGCTAACACCCTTAccagcagtaaaaaaaaaaaaacaagaatcAGCC AAACCTCCTCCCACTTCCACTCCAAGCAATTGCTCTACTCCACGAACGAGTCTAGAGCAACGCAGGGATTCTGTTTCATCAAATTACTCAAGCTGTCTGGGCGAAATTAATCTGCTTGATATGTACAATCAAGTAGATAACTACATCAATAATGACAATGAGCATACTATAATTTCAACCATGGCCAATGAGTTTCAACGCGCTGATATTATGTCCGAATCTGGTCTACT acCAATTCACGATGCTATACTTATGGGCGATTCACACTACGTGCAACGTCAGCTCATTGTATGGTCTAAGCTAAAGAATCTGAAAGATCTGAGTGAGCTACTCAGCGCCGACGGCGAAGACTGCATGCAATTGGCCATTACTAATAACAGCGCACCAGAGATTGTCGAAATTCTGCTCAAGGCTGGACTGTTACCCAATCATATATATGAGGAATCCAATACGGCACTGCATTTGGCCATCATTAACAATGTACAGCTCGAATCTCTACGCCATCTTATGCATGTTATTGACCTCAATCTTGTCTTGCAAATGAATGACGATGGATATACAGCGCTCCACATTGCAGCACGTCATAATCATTATAAATTGGCCGAGGTTATATGCGATGTTATAGATGAACGGCAGCTCGGTAGGCCTGTCTACTTGCGTGACACCAAAGACTTGTCCTCTCTGGAGTCAAGCATGGATGAGAAAAAGTTCGCCAAGTACTATGAACATGCCTGTGATAGGCTGGAgcacaacaaaaccaaattaaTGGGACGCTCTCTTAAGCGTGAGGTCATAAACGGCACAGAAGCGCGCGCGGGGAATACGCCACTCTATTATGCCATTGAGGGAGAGCTGGAGCATATGTGTTATTTCTTGCTTGCACATCTTAGCGATCCCGACGAAGAGAATCTTAGCGGTCATAGTCCGAAGTCGTATCATTATGAATTCGCGCGTGTTCTGCGTATAAATCTAAAGATCGCACGCATTATGGATAAAGTAACAAGCATACTTAATGGCACCACTTCAACGAGCACAGTTTAA
- the LOC108608128 gene encoding zinc finger matrin-type protein 5, whose product MGKRYYCDYCCCYIKNDMNIRKLHNAGQSHAMAKTFYMRRFEDPLKVLTEERAKLVCNRYFSNYCKFELTCNLSHYSDHQLQQLEVLAKNKRKRNRNKKKIRRLPPSLEPLQLAKLLQTDWTTKWG is encoded by the exons aTGGGAAAAAGGTATTATTGTGATTACTGCTGTTGCTATATAAAAAACGACATGAATATTCGCAAATTGCATAATGCAGGCCAAAGTCATGCCATGGCTAAGACATTTTATATGCGGCGCTTTGAAG ATCCTCTCAAAGTATTAACTGAAGAGCGCGCAAAATTGGTTTGTAATAGATATTTCTCCAACTATTGCAAATTTGAGTTGACCTGCAATTTAAGCCACTACAGCGATCACCAGCTTCAGCAACTGGAAGTATTAG CTAAAAACAAGCGAAAACGCAACAggaacaaaaagaaaatcagaCGATTGCCCCCTTCCCTAGAGCCTTTACAGCTGGCCAAGCTTTTACAAACCGATTGGACAACAAAGTGGGGTTAA